The Salvelinus alpinus chromosome 35, SLU_Salpinus.1, whole genome shotgun sequence genome window below encodes:
- the LOC139564033 gene encoding GSK-3-binding protein-like — MPCRKEDYILLEQSVTVDSKEVDALVTKIGEALQLHNNSANQKTMSCLHGLTSNCSSNNIIKQANNGVALQKRTGCCIRLRNRRQRSNRASPYSFPGSSNQAWDNFKRWDRKGINAAVEKDDPHQLLQELILSGNLIKEAVRRLQFSTTECGDISDNLQC, encoded by the coding sequence ATGCCTTGTCGAAAGGAGGACTACATCCTCTTGGAGCAGTCTGTTACCGTCGATTCAAAAGAAGTGGACGCTTTGGTCACGAAAATCGGTGAGGCGCTGCAGCTTCACAACAATAGTGCTAATCAGAAGACGATGTCATGTCTCCACGGTCTCACCAGCAACTGCAGCAGTAACAACATCATCAAACAAGCCAACAATGGCGTGGCCCTGCAAAAACGTACCGGGTGCTGCATACGGCTTCGAAACCGGAGGCAACGTAGTAACAGAGCTAGTCCATACAGTTTCCCTGGCTCAAGTAACCAGGCGTGGGACAATTTCAAACGTTGGGACCGAAAGGGGATCAACGCAGCTGTCGAGAAGGACGACCCACATCAGTTACTTCAGGAATTAATATTGTCTGGGAATCTAATCAAAGAAGCAGTCAGGCGGCTGCAGTTCTCTACGACGGAGTGTGGAGATATTTCGGACAATCTGCAATGCTGA